A portion of the Lolium rigidum isolate FL_2022 chromosome 1, APGP_CSIRO_Lrig_0.1, whole genome shotgun sequence genome contains these proteins:
- the LOC124684939 gene encoding brassinosteroid-responsive RING protein 1-like (The sequence of the model RefSeq protein was modified relative to this genomic sequence to represent the inferred CDS: added 7 bases not found in genome assembly), with product MGFPVVYSEMPRLLLHLLFLLGHLRRVSSWLLRLAGADVVDYYQTTTFDAFPDDNHYHEPAASCAGGLELEEHSPAVRFDELSSGVADTPLPEGCAVCLGDFHGAASVRRPRGCRHVFHRGCLDRWAAHGHRTCPLCRAPLLPPEQPAPASLFGPVLLPMPMPLPAS from the coding sequence ATGGGGTTCCCGGTGGTGTACTCGGAGATGCCGAGGCTGCTGCTccacctcctcttcctgctcggaCACCTCCGCCGCGTCTCCTCCTGGCTGCTCCGCCTCGCCGGAGCCGACGTCGTCGACTACTACCAAACCACCACCTTCGATGCCTTCCCCGACGACAACCACTACCACGAGCCTGCAGCCAGCTGCGCCGGTGGCCTGGAGCTGGAGGAGCACTCCCCGGCCGTGCGCTTCGACGAGCTCTCCTCCGGCGTCGCCGACACGCCGCTGCCGGAGGGCTGCGCGGTGTGCCTCGGCGACTTCCACGGCGCCGCCAGTGTGCGCCGGCCGCGCGGGTGCCGCCACGTGTTCCACCGCGGCTGCCTCGACCGCTGGGCCGCGCACGGCCATCGCACCTGCCCGCTCTGCCGGGCGCCGCTCCTCCCGCCAGAGCAGCCAGCACCGGCGTCTCTGTTTGGTCCCGTTCTCCTGCCCATGCCGATGCCGCTCCCGGC